ACCGCTTTTTGGCGGCATGTATGCGAAAACAAATCACGCCGGAAGGATCTGTTCCAGCACTTGCGCACTCAGGCGCACGGTTTCCTGTAGACGCGCCTCGCTACACCCTGCCAAAAGCATAAACCGCACGCAGCGGCTTATACTTTTTCATTACAAGCTCAACGCAGCCTGGCGAATGATGTCTTAAGCCGTTGACACGCTATTTCCAGTGTCGCGTCCTCCACAGCATAGGCAATACGCAAATAGCCCGGCGTGCCAAATGCCGATCCATACAGCACGGCGACCTGCGCATCCTGAAGCAACCAGCTTGCCAGCGCGTTATCATCCGTCAGCGTTTTGCCGCATGGCGTAATGCGTCCCAACAGGTTTTGGCAGTTGGCAAAAACATAAAACGCCCCCTGCGGTGCGCTGGCGCTTAACCCTTCTGTCTCTTCAATCATGGCAAGCACGCGCTGGCGGCGGCGATCGAGGATTTGCAGCCAGTCGCTAAGAAATTCCGCTGGCTGATTTAATGCTTCTACCGCCGCCGCCTGCGAAATACTGCTGGGATTAGATGTGCTCTGCGATTGCAGGATCTGCATCGCGGCAATCAGCCAGGCGGGACCGGCCGCATAACCCAGCCGCCAGCCGGTCATGGCGTGGCTTTTTGATACGCCATTGACGGTCAGCGTGCGATCCGCAAGCTGCGGCGCCGCTTCAGCAAAGGTGCTGAACGGCGTCTGGTCATAGCGCAAAGGCTCATAAATATCATCCGACATAATCAACACCTGAGGATGGTCGGACAACACCTCCGCCAGCGCGCGCAACTCCTGCGCGCTATAAACCGCGCCGGTGGGATTACCAGGTGAATTGAGGATCACCCAGCGCGTGGCGGGCGTCAGCGCTGCGGCAAGATCGCTGGGTTGTAACTTCCAGCCGTGGCGTTCCTCACACGGCACGATCACCGGTTCCCCTTCGGCCAGCGCCACCATATCCGGGTAAGAAACCCAATACGGCGCAGGAATAATCACTTCTTGCCCGGCATCCAGCGTCGCGAGCAAAGCATTGAAGATCAACTGCTTAGCGCCACTGCCTGCGATGATTTCATCGGCAGCAAAAGACGATCGATTGTCACGGGAGAACTTCGCTGCAATTGCGGTTTTCAGCTCACGCGTTCCGGCCACCGCCGTGTATTTGGTCTGTTGATGGACAATCGCGGCAATCCCGGCGTAGCTGATATTGTCCGGGGTGGCGAAATCCAGCTCCCCTTCCCCCAGGTTAATTACCTTTTTCCCTTCTGCTTCCAGGGCACGAACCTGGTCGGAAATGGCCGCCGTTGGCGAAGGACGAACCCGCTGCATACGCCGGGCCAGTTGCTGACTATTCATAAATCCTCTTTTGTATGTATTGGTTCAACTAATACAATTAACGACCCAACAACAGCAGGACATTTGCCGTGTTACCGATCTTCATTCTTGACGATTCCCCTGTCCCGGCGCGTTACGGCCTGACCGCCAGCCTGTGGGCCAACCAGCAACAGCTTCCGTTGTGGAGCCTGCGGCCCCGCTTCTCAGGCGATTTTGCTGATAGTTATCAACATGTTGCTCGCGCAGGTTACTGCGTGACCAGCGGGCTATTTCGCAGTGATACGCTGCAACACGAAACCCGCGATATCGGGCAACTGCCCACATGCGATGCCGTTATCGTCGTCGCTGCGACAGATGCCGAACGAGTTGCACACCTGCCGGGTCGGCGCTTTTCCAGCCAGACCACTGGCGCTGCGTTACTGCTGCGTAACGGTAACGAAACGCTGCTGCACTTCGCCGTCGACGCCAATTCCCTGCCATCATCGCCAGATCCCTTGCGTATCGGGCTTTTCGGCAGTGAACGCGATCAGCGCGATGCCTACCCGGCGAATCTCGCCGCGTTGCGGGCCGCCGCTGACCACCTTGGCGTTGCGCCCGACATCCGTTTTCTGTCGCCCGCCGCGCTTTCTGACACACTGCACGAACTGGACGATCTGCACGGCGTGGTGTTACCTGGCGGCGCGTCAATGGCTGTCGTGCGCGGGCAAATCGCCGTGGCGCATGCCACACTACAACGCAACATCCCCACACTCGGTCTGTGCCTCGGCATGCAGAGCATGTGCACCGCTGCCGTACAGCGTAACGACGGGTTTGAACAGGCGATGCTGGCGGAAGTCGCGCCCGATGCGCCCATCCACAGCTTTGTGGCCTTTGACGACCAACGCCATCGCTGCGGCGTGCTGCCATTTCCGGCAGACCCGCCGTTTAACCTGATGCATTACAACCATCGCTATCGTTTCAATCCGCATTTGCTGCCGCAGCTTGCGGCCAGCGATATTGTGATCAGTGCGCAAACCGGCGACATTGTCGAAGGGATAGCGCATCCCGCACACCGATTCTGGCAAGGGCTTCAGGGACACCCTGAACTGATGTCCCGTCCGCATGCCCCACATCCGCTGTTTGTGGATTTTCTACGCGCGGTCTTTAACCTGCCAGCGTAACGCCACTGCGGGCATCGCTGGCCAGCCGTTTCATTACGCTGGTCAGCGCGGTCAGCGCTTCGTCGGAGATGGGCAGAAGCGGTGCACGCACGGTGCCGCCGTTGAAACCGCGCAACGCCATTGCCGCCTTCACCAGTTGCGGCTGCCCGTGCTGGCGCGCCAGCGTACGGTAGTCGAACCACAATTGATGCAGATCGCGCGCGGTGATGCTGTCGCCCTTCTCCAGCGCGCGATACGTTGCCAGCACCAACTCCGGCAGTGCGCCGCTGTTAGTCGTGCTGATGCCATCGAAACCGGCCATCATCGGGCCGAGAAACGCCAGATCCGAGGCGCAGAACAGGCGCAGCTTGCCGCGCAGGCGGTTGGCTATCTGATCGATAGCCGTTGGGTTGAGATCGCCCTGCTTGATGCCGACCACGCCCGGGATCTCCGCCAGCTTCTCCAGCAGCGCAGGAGACAGCGTAATGCCGATGCCCGGCGCGTTGTAGACCAGAATGCCGGTTTTCGACAGCGGCGCCATCTCGCGGAAATAGGCCAGAATCTGTTCGTCGGTGATTTCGCTGACAAACGGAGCGGTCACCATCGGTAGCCCACCCAGTTCGCTCGCCAGCACCGTCAGTTCGCGCGCTTCACGCGGGTCGGAACTGGCGCTGCACAGCATCACCGCAACGCGATCCTGCACGCAATCCATCACCTTGATGAACAATTCACGGCGTTCTGCCAGCGACATCACCGGAAATTCGCCATAGGTGCCGCCAATCAGTAAACCGTCATAGCCAAGGTTAATGACGCGGTCGATATTTTCACGCAGGGCTGCAAAATCGAGCTCGCCAGTCGCGGTAAACGGCGTCACGGTGATGTTAAAAATGCCACGCAAACGGTCACGGCACTCGTTGATGTCTTTCATTATTTTTCCTTACAACAGCGTTAATGGACGGGCCAGCGAACCAAGCGGACGACAGCCGGTTTCAGTCACCACCACGGTTTCGCTCACGCCAACCGTGAATTCACCGTAAATGCGCAGCGCGGGCGGAATATGGAAGGTCATACCGGGTTGCAGTTCGGTCGTGACGCCGCTGTAGAGGCTGAGAATACCGCCCTCGCCCCAGTCTGGCGCGAAGGCGACGCCAATCGAATACCCGGTGCGTTTTTTGAAGTTGTCCGTAAAGCCTGCGCGATCGATAACCTTCTGGCAGGCAATGTGCGGCTCTGCGCAGGTTGCGCCGGGGCGTATCGCATCAAGGGCTGCCTGCAATGCGTCCTGGCACACTTTTTCCATCTCCAGCGCGATGACGGGCGGGCGGCCAATCCAGGCTGAACGCATCAGTGCCGCATGGTAACGGTCATGGGCGGCGGCCATTTCGAGAAATACCGGGTCGCCGTCTTTCATCACGCGACGACGCCAGGTACCGTGCGGCACGCCACTGCGTGGACCGCTGGAGACCAGCGGCTCCATGCCGACATATTCAGACCCGGCAGCGATCGCCGCGCCCATCATCGCCGACACCAGCGCGTTTTCATCCGCTCCGGCGCGAATGGCCGCCATGCCAGCCTGCATCCCGGCATCGACATAGCGCGCCGCCGCTGCGATTTTTTCCACTTCAGCGGCAGATTTCACCGCCCGCAGCGGTTCAATCACACCCGCCGTATCGGCAATGCTGCCGAGCTTGCTTTGCAGCGCTTCGTACACGGCGATTGGCAAAAACCAACCGCGTTTATCAAGCCCAATGCGCTTATTCAGCCAGCCGCGCTGTTGCAGCATGCCGACCAGAAAATCGACCGGGTTATCGCCATCCTGATAAATGGCGGCGTCCGAAATAAAGGTGTTGGCGATAAAATTGAAATATTCGAGCTGGCGGATAACAAACACCGGCTCCCCTTCTACCGGCAACAACAGGGCCTGGAAGGTGTAATAACCGGGAGTTTGCTGACCGGTTAA
The nucleotide sequence above comes from Kosakonia sp. H02. Encoded proteins:
- a CDS encoding pyridoxal phosphate-dependent aminotransferase, with product MNSQQLARRMQRVRPSPTAAISDQVRALEAEGKKVINLGEGELDFATPDNISYAGIAAIVHQQTKYTAVAGTRELKTAIAAKFSRDNRSSFAADEIIAGSGAKQLIFNALLATLDAGQEVIIPAPYWVSYPDMVALAEGEPVIVPCEERHGWKLQPSDLAAALTPATRWVILNSPGNPTGAVYSAQELRALAEVLSDHPQVLIMSDDIYEPLRYDQTPFSTFAEAAPQLADRTLTVNGVSKSHAMTGWRLGYAAGPAWLIAAMQILQSQSTSNPSSISQAAAVEALNQPAEFLSDWLQILDRRRQRVLAMIEETEGLSASAPQGAFYVFANCQNLLGRITPCGKTLTDDNALASWLLQDAQVAVLYGSAFGTPGYLRIAYAVEDATLEIACQRLKTSFARLR
- a CDS encoding CTP synthase — protein: MLPIFILDDSPVPARYGLTASLWANQQQLPLWSLRPRFSGDFADSYQHVARAGYCVTSGLFRSDTLQHETRDIGQLPTCDAVIVVAATDAERVAHLPGRRFSSQTTGAALLLRNGNETLLHFAVDANSLPSSPDPLRIGLFGSERDQRDAYPANLAALRAAADHLGVAPDIRFLSPAALSDTLHELDDLHGVVLPGGASMAVVRGQIAVAHATLQRNIPTLGLCLGMQSMCTAAVQRNDGFEQAMLAEVAPDAPIHSFVAFDDQRHRCGVLPFPADPPFNLMHYNHRYRFNPHLLPQLAASDIVISAQTGDIVEGIAHPAHRFWQGLQGHPELMSRPHAPHPLFVDFLRAVFNLPA
- a CDS encoding dihydrodipicolinate synthase family protein, whose amino-acid sequence is MKDINECRDRLRGIFNITVTPFTATGELDFAALRENIDRVINLGYDGLLIGGTYGEFPVMSLAERRELFIKVMDCVQDRVAVMLCSASSDPREARELTVLASELGGLPMVTAPFVSEITDEQILAYFREMAPLSKTGILVYNAPGIGITLSPALLEKLAEIPGVVGIKQGDLNPTAIDQIANRLRGKLRLFCASDLAFLGPMMAGFDGISTTNSGALPELVLATYRALEKGDSITARDLHQLWFDYRTLARQHGQPQLVKAAMALRGFNGGTVRAPLLPISDEALTALTSVMKRLASDARSGVTLAG
- a CDS encoding Xaa-Pro peptidase family protein, with the translated sequence MQQPSNVIQGSESAFSAQEYASRIHRTRESLNAAGVDVMIVTGPENIFWLTGQQTPGYYTFQALLLPVEGEPVFVIRQLEYFNFIANTFISDAAIYQDGDNPVDFLVGMLQQRGWLNKRIGLDKRGWFLPIAVYEALQSKLGSIADTAGVIEPLRAVKSAAEVEKIAAAARYVDAGMQAGMAAIRAGADENALVSAMMGAAIAAGSEYVGMEPLVSSGPRSGVPHGTWRRRVMKDGDPVFLEMAAAHDRYHAALMRSAWIGRPPVIALEMEKVCQDALQAALDAIRPGATCAEPHIACQKVIDRAGFTDNFKKRTGYSIGVAFAPDWGEGGILSLYSGVTTELQPGMTFHIPPALRIYGEFTVGVSETVVVTETGCRPLGSLARPLTLL